One region of Gouania willdenowi chromosome 13, fGouWil2.1, whole genome shotgun sequence genomic DNA includes:
- the LOC114474390 gene encoding integrin-linked protein kinase — protein sequence MDDIFTQCREGNAVAVRLWLDNTENDLNQGDDHGFSPLHWACREGRSSVVDMLIMRGARINVMNRGDDTPLHLAASHGHRDIVGKLIQCKADTNAANEHGNTPLHYACFWGQDQVAEDLVTNGAQVSICNKYGETPLDKAKPHLRELLREKAEKLGQNLTKIPFKDTFWKGTTRTRPRNGTLNKQAGIDYKQLSLLAKINENQSGELWQGRWQGNEIVVKVLKVRDWTTRKSRDFNEEYPKLRIFSHPNVLPMLGACQSPPAPHPIIITHWMPYGSLYNVLHEGTNFVVDQTQAVKFALDIASGMAFLHTLEPMIPRHYLNSRSVMIDEDMTARICMSDVKFSFQCPGRMYSPAWVAPEALQKKPEEINRRSADMWSFAILLWELVTREVPFADLSNMEIGMKIALEGLRPTIPPGISPHICKLMKICMNEDPAKRPKFDMIVPILDKMQDK from the exons ATGGACGACATCTTCACACAGTGTCGGGAAGGCAACGCGGTGGCTGTACGCCTGTGGCTGgacaacacagaaaatgatCTCAATCAAGG GGATGACCATGGCTTTAGCCCTTTGCACTGGGCTTGCAGGGAGGGACGCTCTAGCGTGGTGGATATGCTCATCATGAGAGGAGCTCGCATCAACGTCATGAACCGGGGAGATGACACGCCCCTTCATCTGGCAGCAAGTCACGGACACAGAGACATTGTGGGAAAG ctGATCCAGTGCAAAGCAGACACCAATGCAGCTAATGAACATGGGAATACACCACTGCATTATGCCTGTTTCTGGGGTCAAGACCAAGTGGCTGAG GACCTTGTGACTAATGGAGCCCAGGTGAGCATCTGTAACAAATATGGGGAAACTCCTCTGGACAAAGCCAAACCTCACCTCCGTGAACTGCTCAGAG AAAAGGCTGAAAAACTGGGACAAAACCTCACAAAAATACCTTTCAAAGACACATTCTGGAAAGGAACCACCAGAACGAGACCAC GTAATGGTACTTTGAACAAACAGGCTGGCATTGACTACAAACAGCTGTCTCTCCTTGCCAAAATAAACGAGAACCAGTCTGGAGAG CTGTGGCAAGGGCGCTGGCAAGGAAATGAAATTGTTGTCAAGGTATTAAAGGTTCGTGACTGGACAACAAGAAAAAGTCGAGACTTTAATGAGGAGTATCCCAAACTCag GATATTTTCCCACCCAAATGTCCTTCCCATGTTGGGAGCATGTCAGTCTCCTCCTGCCCCTCACCccatcatcatcacacactgGATGCCTTATGGCTCCCTCTACAATGTGCTGCATGAAGGCACCA ACTTTGTGGTGGACCAGACTCAGGCGGTTAAGTTTGCTCTGGACATTGCTTCAGGAATGGCCTTCTTACACACACTTGAGCCGATGATCCCCCGTCACTATCTCAATAGCAGAAGTGTAATG ATAGATGAAGACATGACAGCAAGAATATGCATGTCAGATGTCAAGTTCTCCTTCCAGTGTCCAGGCAGGATGTACTCTCCTGCATGGGTGGCCCCAGAGG ctctgcagaagaAACCAGAGGAAATCAACCGGCGTTCTGCAGACATGTGGAGCTTTGCTATACTGCTGTGGGAGCTGGTGACAAGAGAAGTGCCATTTGCAGACCTCTCCAACATGGAGATAGGCATGAAG attGCCCTGGAAGGTTTGAGGCCCACCATCCCACCTGGCATTTCACCACACATTTGCAAGCTTATGAAGATCTGCATGAATGAAGACCCAGCGAAAAGGCCCAAATTTGATATGATTGTACCAATTTTGGATAAAATGCAGGACAAGTAA